Proteins from a genomic interval of Lycium barbarum isolate Lr01 unplaced genomic scaffold, ASM1917538v2 unchr_scaffold_07, whole genome shotgun sequence:
- the LOC132625592 gene encoding mediator of RNA polymerase II transcription subunit 23-like, with the protein MLRVPTPSSRQDTPEMEHNTQAQTQPQPQPQPQSQPMLRPHNHQFHPSRPAILDLFNLYLGLKNSGQKSDDSIREPPNKTQKRVTALNRELPPRNEQFLLDFGQLQSQFTDQEQLRAVAESVLISLVIHCSSHAPRAEFLLFAICCLSSIGCINWDTFLPSLLSSVSSTEISASQGNQPSGANLTSGLLPSSTTVATTSNFQSSNPASPLPTVHCIGSPAHSAAEPSSSAALSPLKSSDVNGISQQYIAKVNLLTTDNATSSLRQLCCKIILTGLDSNLKPVTHAEVFHHMLNWLINWDQKLHGVDEFDSAKYWKPDKALIEWLHSCLDVIWLLVENDKCRIPFYELLRSGLQFLENIPDDEALFTLILEIHRRRDMMAMHMQMLDQHLHCPTFGTPRLLPQATANSSGEAVANMRYSPITYSSVLGEPLHGEDLAASIQKGSLDWERALRCLKHALRNTPSPDWWRRVLLVAPCHRNPAQAPTAGAVFTSEMVCEAVIERIVELLKLTNSEINCWQEWLIFSDIFFFLVKSGCVDFVEFVDKLVLRIQEGDQQILRTNHVTWLLAQIIRVELVMNALNTDSRKVETTRKILSFHKEEKSSDPNNPQSILLDFISSCQNLRIWTLNTATREYLNNEQLQKGKQIDEWWRQVNKGERMMDYMNLDDRSIGMFWVVSYTMAQPACETIMHWLTSAGVTELLPGPNLQSNERLMVMREVSPLPISLLSGLSINLCLKLAYQMEESMFSGQAVPSIALVETYCRMMLINPHSLFRSLLTHLTSRNPTTL; encoded by the exons ATGCTGCGAGTTCCGACTCCAAGCAGTCGTCAAGACACACCAGAAATGGAGCATAACACACAGGCACAGACACAGCCACAGCCACAGCCACAGCCTCAATCTCAGCCAATGTTAAGACCCCACAACCACCAGTTTCATCCCTCTCGACCTGCCATCCTTGATCTTTTCAATCTCTACTTAGGACTG AAAAATTCTGGACAAAAATCAGATGATTCTATCAGAGAACCTCC GAACAAGACACAGAAGCGAGTAACTGCTCTTAACAGAGAGCTTCCTCCACGAAATGAacaatttctcttagattttggcCAGCTGCAGAGCCAGTTTACT GACCAGGAACAGTTGCGTGCAGTGGCAGAATCTGTTCTTATTTCTCTGGTTATTCATTGCAGTAGTCACGCACCTCGTGCAGAATTTCTTCTCTTTGCCATATGCTGTTTGTCTAGTATAGGATGCATAAACTGGGATACTTTCTTGCCTTCTCTTCTCTCCTCGGTTTCATCAACTGAGATATCCGCTAGTCAGGGTAATCAACCATCTGGTGCTAATTTAACATCTGGATTGCTGCCATCTTCCACCACAGTAGCGACTACCTCTAATTTTCAGTCATCAAATCCTGCATCTCCTTTGCCCACTGTCCATTGTATTGGGTCCCCTGCTCATTCAGCAGCTGAACCCTCATCTTCTGCTGCTTTGTCTCCATTGAAGTCTTCTGATGTTAATGGTATTAGCCAGCAGTATATTGCAAAAGTGAATTTGTTGACAACGGATAATGCTACAAGCAGTCTGCGTCAGTTATGTTGCAAAATTATTTTAACCGGTCTAGATTCTAATCTTAAGCCAGTAACACATGCCGAAGTTTTCCACCATATGTTGAATTGGTTGATTAATTGGGACCAAAAGTTACATGGTGTTGATGAATTCGACAGTGCGAAATATTGGAAACCAGATAAGGCCCTAATTGAGTGGCTACACAGTTGTTTAGACGTTATTTGGTTGCTGGTTGAGAATGATAAATGCCGCATACCGTTTTATGAACTTCTCCGGAGTGGGTTGCAGTTTTTAGAAAATATACCAGATGATGAAGCTCTGTTTACTCTTATTTTGGAGATCCATCGGAGGCGAGATATGATGGCTATGCATATGCAAATGTTGGATCAACACCTTCACTGCCCTACATTTGGGACCCCTCGACTTCTGCCTCAAGCCACTGCTAATTCGTCCGGTGAAGCAGTAGCTAACATGAGATATTCACCAATTACATATTCTAGTGTGCTTGGGGAACCATTGCATGGAGAG GATCTTGCAGCATCCATTCAAAAAGGAAGTCTGGATTGGGAGCGAGCTTTGCGTTGTCTAAAGCATGCTCTTCGGAACACTCCATCACCAGACTGGTGGAGACGTGTGCTTCTCGTGGCTCCCTGTCACAGGAATCCTGCCCAGGCTCCAACTGCGGGTGCTGTTTTTACGTCGGAAATGGTTTGCGAGGCAGTTATTGAAAGAATTGTTGAATTATTGAAGTTGACTAATTCAG AAATTAATTGCTGGCAGGAGTGGCTTATATTCTCAGATATATTCTTTTTTCTCGTGAAAAGTGGATGTGTTGATTTTGTGGAGTTTGTGGACAAGTTAGTATTGCGAATTCAAGAGGGTGATCAACAAATACTTAGGACAAACCATGTTACGTGGTTACTTGCGCAAATTATTCGGGTTGAACTGGTGATGAATGCTTTAAATACAGACTCAAGAAAG GTGGAGACAACCAGAAAGATTCTTTCGTTCCATAAAGAGGAGAAAAGCTCTGATCCCAATAATCCTCAAAGTATCCTACTTGATTTCATTAGCAGTTGTCAGAACTTGCGCATTTGGACACTAAATACAGCAACAAGAGAATATCTGAATAATGAGCAGCTACAAAAGGGAAAGCAAATTGATGAATGGTGGAGACAAGTTAACAAAG GGGAACGCATGATGGATTATATGAATTTGGATGATAGATCAATTGGGATGTTTTGGGTTGTGTCCTACACCATGGCTCAGCCTGCTTGTGAAACTATCATGCACTGGTTAACCTCCGCGGGGGTTACTGAGCTTTTACCTGGACCAAATTTGCAGTCCAATGAGAGATTGATGGTGATGCGTGAAGTTAGCCCGCTGCCAATATCATTGTTATCGGGATTGTCCATAAATTTATGCTTGAAACTGGCTTATCAGATGGAAGAATCAATGTTTTCTGGACAG GCCGTGCCTAGTATTGCTCTGGTTGAAACATACTGTAGGATGATGCTCATTAATCCCCATTCGTTGTTTCGTTCACTCTTAACT
- the LOC132625593 gene encoding uncharacterized protein LOC132625593 has protein sequence MVYGLMKRRILSDAKDELWINYCGMPVCFGLKEFSIVTGLRCHPCELPTVVLNKPARTTETAKETKKVGKGGKDKNETDTSLNIPLGLLKLAEDYEAFNNHGWGRESFKLTVDYLSKELKPTVKTVNLYCFPWAFMAWEFEAIPHLRQQVKDYPSKVSFPRMLRWMTAKSNTRLSVDLFNPPLEEFVHPWLVPTVRELEMPFLASFEPLQSIPDKMIEGMKLELAGVTAIKRESVVVDVDGGGVIAGGQPAVDNVAAEIAGEKIIDDDVDYGRQTPIGGVVGGQTSIGGEYGGQTPIDGDVSCGGFGGRFSFVGADTSKCACECTYCKQRMDDLINNVEELVKVQKDTNSALQSLLSKRGVNPSKKLTSPYTPIRIRKKGKAISKALADVRSRKSSTPHKATVVVDLKKVNVYKHADAQKMKKLEKFVNAKKSKGTMYSLHEFKADDFRIMTSMEAWWLASYVDEIMLLMRVRQSTFTEHYASTDIILDLNFYNIMLKRYTKLSDESTQPETIPFNQMLDDFIWDDDAIAYCRGSAPAKGGREWVGAKRVLTIMNINVRQFVTLEFIIEEGVINVYDCNVPKIQEDEFFIHIQPVIELWPKLLKQSGMIEHLPKKLLNEGWKFVLKENLHRNETAMACGSYSLAFIEHLLTGTNMMKLETLLCDNSVARMQWRWAVGVIDKVLEP, from the exons atggtataTGGGCTTATGAAGCGTAGAATTCTTTCGGATGCAAAGGATGAGCTTTGGATTAATTACTGTGGCATGCCGGTGTGCTTTGGCCTGAAAGAGTTTTCCATAGTTACTGGCCTTAGATGTCATCCTTGTGAGCTTCCTACTGTTGTATTGAATAAGCCAGCCCGGACTACCGAGACAGCCAAAGAAACCAAGAAAGTAGGAAAGGGTGGAAAAGATAAGAATGAAACTG ATACAAGTCTGAACATACCACTTGGTTTGCTTAAACTTGCGGAGGACTATGAGGCATTCAACAACCATGGATGGGGCCGGGAAAGCTTCAAGTTGACTGTTGACTATTTATCGAAAGAGCTTAAGCCAACAGTGAAGACAGTCAATTTATATTgcttcccttgggctttcatg GCTTGGGAatttgaagccattcctcacctCCGACAACAAGTGAAGGACTACCCTTCAAAAGTGTCTTTTCCAAGAATGCTTAGATGGATGACTGCAAAGAGCAACACAAGATTGAGTGTTGATCTTTTTAACCCTCCTTTGGAAGAG TTTGTGCACCCGTGGCTTGTCCCGACAGTACGGGAGTTGGAGATGCCATTCCTTGCTTCCTTTGAGCCATTACAATCTATTCCTGATAAAATGATTGAGGGGATGAAATTAGAATTGGctggagtgacagccatcaaAAGGGAATCAGTTGTGGTAGATGTTGATGGTGGTGGTGTTATTGCTGGTGGTCAACCTGCTGTTGACAACGTTGCGGCAGAAATTGCCGGTGAAAAAATaatagatgatgatgttgattatggTAGACAAACTCCAATTGGTGGTGTTGTTGGTGGACAAACTTCAATTGGTGGTGAGTACGGTGGACAAACTCCAATTGATGGAGATGTTAGTTGTGGCGGATTTGGTGGTAGATTTTCCTTTGTTGGTGCCGATACATCGAAATGTGCTTGTGAATGCACCTATTGCAAGCAGCGAATGGATGATTTGATAAATAATGTTGAGGAGTTGGTGAAGGTACAAAAAGACACAAATTCTGCTTTACAGAGTTTGTTATCCAAGAGGGGTGTCAATCCATCCAAGAAGCTGACCTCACCCTATACTCCTATTCGCATTCGCAAGAAGGGAAAAGCAATTTCCAAGGCACTTGCCGATGTTAGGTCAAGGAAATCTTCTACACCCCACAAGGCAACTGTTGTTGTTGATCTTAAAAAGGTAAATGTGTATAAGCATGCAGATGCTCAAAAAATGAAAAAGCTTGAAAAATTCGTCAATGCCAAGAAGAGCAAGGGTACGATGTATTCATTGCATGAATTTAAGGCCGATGACTTCAGGATAATGACAAGCATGGAAGCTTGGTGGCTGGCTAGT TATGTTGATGAAATTATGCTCTTAATGCGTGTGAGGCAAAGCACTTTCACTGAGCACTATGCTTCCACAGATATAATCTTGGATCTCAACTTCTACAATATCATGCTCAAGCGATACACAAAGTTGTCGGATGAGAGCACACAGCCGGAAACTATTCCATTCAATCAAATGCTTGATGATTTTATATGGGATGATGATGCTATTGCTTACTGTAGAGGTAGTGCACCAGCCAAAGGTGGTCGCGAGTGGGTTGGTGCCAAAAGGGTGCTTACTATCATGAACATAAATGTCAGACAGTTTGTCACGCTCGAATTCATAATTGAGGAGGGGGTGATAAATGTTTATGACTGCAACGTCCCAAAAATCCAGGAGGATGAGTTCTTCATCCACATCCAGCCAGTCATTGAATTATGGCCGAAACTACTGAAGCAGAGTGGCATGATTGAACACTTGCCTAAAAAGCTGCTCAACGAAGGTTGGAAATTTGTGCTGAAGGAGAATCTCCACCGCAATGAAACTGCAATGGCATGCGGATCGTATTCACTTGCTTTTATTGAGCATTTGCTTACTGGCACTAACATGATGAAGCTTGAGACTCTATTGTGCGACAACTCAGTGGCGAGGATGCAGTGGCGGTGGGCAGTGGGTGTGATAGATAAAGTTTTGGAGCCCTGA